The Neurospora crassa OR74A linkage group I, whole genome shotgun sequence genome segment CGTGTGTTGTTTCCCCTGCGCGTAGAGTACCATATGTGGCTGGATAGAAGTAACCGTTCATCGACTAGTTCCCCTACTGACCATTGGGTAAAGAAGATGAGTGAAATGGTGGAGTGAAGTTTAGCCCACATAAGTATGCAAGCGTTGGAGTGAAAGGAGATGAGTGTTTACGATGGTGGGTAGGGATTTCGCAGGAACTGTGTAAAACTAGACTCTTCACACTACACTGACATGTGGCTCAAGGCACTAGTCTCCCTGGAGGTCATGCATGATGGCAGGAAGAGCTGGTTACGTAATCACACTCAGTCCTCTTTGTATCGCAAAGGTTTACATTCTACTAGTAACCTCGGAATAGGACGTTTAAAGTCACCTTTGAACCGTCGGGTGTGTTGGTGTCGAACCTTTGATGTTGGGCTTGGTGTATTGGTACAAAAACACAGTCGTTGACGGAGTCTTTGTGAAGGTAGGATCAAGATGCCTTGGACTTCCCCACGCTCTTTTGGAGTTGTGAGAGGCATCGGAGGGCTCTCTTCTTTCCATGGTACTTCCCTACCCACATGACCCGAACGCAAATTGCTGCAACTTTATAGTCTCTTGAATTCGTCAACTTTAAAACGGGCTATGTCCACATCATGTAGATCAGTTCATAAAGCACATGGGTTCCGTCGATCAATAGAAAGTGGGGTTCTTAACGTCCGCATTCTTGAGACTGTACTCGATTACATAAGTCATGGGTTGGATGAGCCGTCTGTCGTACACTAGACCCTGGTGTCGGGGGAAGTAGGCGGGTGTGTCGACAGTAACCCCTTCGATCCTCCTATCACAGAATCCAAAATCATCATTCGCCCCCAAAAATTACTTCTCAACTTTTGTTGATTCTGTTTTATTTGGGTGGATGGGTCAGCTCGGTAATTACCATGTCAACGTCGTTAATGTTCAGTCCAAAGATCCCCGGACTCGGCGGCGAGGACGTAGACACTTGGTGACAATCGCTCAAAGAGTAAAGATTGTAATTATGCAAGAGGACCAAAAAAGAAGTAAGGTGTGGTGTCTTTTCTATCATCATATGATAGCCGTAGATGATATTGACCTAAGCCCGTGGTAGAATGCTAGGGACATGGGCTTCACCGCAGAAATCGCCCATGACCACCATCCAAGATTGGGATGCAATATCAGGTGACATCGTGCCTTTCGTATTTTAACTTTCGGAGCTTGTGATCCCAATGCGTGGTTTGGGATGGCTGCTGGCCCTTTCTCTCTGGACTGACATGGGAAACAGAGTGCTGGGCCCTGAGTGGAAATTTGAACATCGATAAAGGCGGCGGTAGGTATCAGAATTTGCCAATGTCTCGCATCGTTATATCAATTCCTCTACGAACCCCCGCACACACCGGATAGCCACGCATGTGCCCCATATCGAGGAGGGGCTGTACGTAGTATAGAATAACGTTGCCACCACTGACCAATAAGGCAATCCTGCGGATATAATCTCACGAAATACCGCAGCGTAGGGTCAAGCCTGGAAAGCCATCGCAAGGTGAATGATAATTCGCTGAAATGGACATCTCTGAAGCTCCCTTGTCTGGATTGTACTCAGACGCAAGTCTCCAGCATCTTCTCGATGATGCCCTTCAGGGTGTCATTCTCCAGAGCAGCGGCAACCCTCTCCTTATCTCCCAGCTGCTTGTTCACCTGGTCATCCTGGGCATGGGAGCCATCCTTCATGCGGACGATGATGCGATAGTTGGGAGGCAGAGCGTTCTCGAGTCGGACACGGACGGCAAGACCAATGACAGTCGCCAGAGAACAGTGGTTCACTGTGGGCGTAAGGTCAACCTCGACATTGGTCAGGGTGTTTGGATCTAGACGCTCGGCGGGAGATGGGCTAAGATGGATATCGTCAAGTCTGACGACGGCGATTTGACCCAGGGTGACGGGGTGTTCAGGGTCCGATATCGTTGATAGCAGGTCTAAAACAAGACATCAGCTGTCTGATCACCGGTGTGGGTTTCTTGTAAAAATAGAACAGAGATGAGTGAGACAGGCAGTTGAACATGGACTGCGCCTTGCTATACACGTGCAACTCGACGGGTCGTAGTTCTCACCATAGATTTCCTGCTCGTCAATGGGTTCCTCTGTCGCCAAAGTCaagtcgtcgtcttcgtcctcgtctgATGTCCACACCGATGGGTCAGTGTTCAGGGAACTTCCTGCCCACCACTGCTTTGGGAACAAGATGTGGTCATATTTGGAATCCGGGCCCTTTCTCACATGGCCCTTCGCTAGATTCCTGCTGGGCAGTTGTGAGACACTGAGGACGGTGGGATTAGCGTTGTCGAGATCCGATTTGGCCATGCTGAGAGGTTGTGTCAAAAAACGACTGGTGAGGTAACCCTATGTGGTGGCTGATCGAAGTGATTGAACTTTTTGTTGCGGTTTACATAAGTTGCCACTCAGTCGACGGCCAAGGCTAGGCGAATATTTAGACTTAACCTAAGGGTTCGGGCAAGTTGACGTTGGTCGTTGCCGTGCGCGGGAGTCAAAACGGCGGCACTGGTGGATGACGTTCAGCGACGGGAGTGGACAAGCGTTCCAGTCTCGTCTGTGTATCGTTCCCCGCATTGCAGGTTGCGGTGCCTCTTTAACCGCAGGTGCTATCGGGGCATGCCGTCCTGCCAGACCCACCAGGCCCAGGGCGGGCCCTGAGGGGCACACAGTCTTCTGAGATCAAGAACAAAGGGGTGCTCATGAGTTTCAAACGACATGCCAGAAACTCTGTATGTACAAAACTGGGAAATGCTGTATAAAAACGGGTCAGCCCTCTTCGTCCCCTATCGGCAGCTTTGCCTTCGTCAACCTACTGACATCCTACACGGAGAGGACGTGTGTCGCCCTGTGCCTTGTCGAACGTGAAAGCGACGAAGGAAGCATTGAAGATCGGAGATCACCGAGCAGATCAAGACACCTACTGCGTATGTGTGCCGAGCAAAGCATTGATCAAACCCTCTCCTGACCAGCGCGCGGGAGGTTATGACAGGTGAGTTTCTGTGGCTGTACAGGTACGTTTTTGACATACTATGTAGATAGGTCCCGATAGGTAGTTCTCCCTCCCAGTATAAGTTTTCATTTTCTATCGCACGGCGTTTCCGAATACTTGGATCTCGCTTACGTTGTGGCGTCATGTTACCCATAGTTCATTGCAGACGAGGCGGTTGCGGTACGGCCATGAATATAATGTCGTTGATATAGATCCGTACGGTTGTATCCGCGAGGCGGTGCCTTCTGAGCGGCAGAAGCGGGTGCTCGTGGGGTGCTCTTTAGTGTACGTATTGATACCTCTAGCTATCGAGTACTTCGCCGCCGCGCCTGTTCACAAAACCGAAAGGAAGAACCCCAAACATGAGAATTTGATCATTCCTCATATTCATGCAACCGATATCCCCTACATAACGAGATTGGAAGGCGTGGGGGATTCCCTGTACGCTAGTAAGACCACTGGACAGAAGTTGGAAGCTTCCATAACCCCTGCGTGAAAGCCCAGAGGAAAGAGAGTGTCAGGGTCGGGTGAAGGAGACAGTGCCTTGGCGTCGTTGGCTCCCGCGACTCCCGCCCAAGCTGTTGTCATGTGGTGCATCCTCCTTGGCTGCCCGATAGCCTTCGGCGGCCCCAAGGTTGTAATGCTTCAGCCTCTCAAGGTCCCCTTCTCGGAGATGTTTCTACAAAGGGCTTGGAATAGGATTAAGGACCCGAGAAAAGTTAGGATATGGCTCGGTGATGTCAAACCTTAATCCATGGTGGCCGCAGTATCAGCCCTGTGCCTTACAGGATTCCCGAGCCTGGGGTACATGTTGTAGTTGCGTGTGACGGAGTACCTAGTCGCCAAGTATACCAAGG includes the following:
- a CDS encoding FAM96B, variant, giving the protein MAKSDLDNANPTVLSVSQLPSRNLAKGHVRKGPDSKYDHILFPKQWWAGSSLNTDPSVWTSDEDEDDDLTLATEEPIDEQEIYDLLSTISDPEHPVTLGQIAVVRLDDIHLSPSPAERLDPNTLTNVEVDLTPTVNHCSLATVIGLAVRVRLENALPPNYRIIVRMKDGSHAQDDQVNKQLGDKERVAAALENDTLKGIIEKMLETCV